In one window of Methanosarcina vacuolata Z-761 DNA:
- a CDS encoding chromosome segregation ATPase produces MKTSKNIQFLVYLTIMLILLSIIPEVSFAAKDSSDDGKGNQNKYMREDARNSSNNKTGDTGGTGNFTADKERLQNNFSIKDRNRTSEQKQEKNQLREELQVNQQEYKEAKGEFLKIRNLVRAGKLDPNSKETLNATKLYLNSSINYMIAHLSNVKSNVAYSNGNGTDEKAIAVAEKIKLLEAEKAKIANASSQEELLVVIRSVSGVWNNAEKTSIESAGQTVSERIGEFIEKSENLSKQFRTEVDDLNETGVNTTDLDTKLASYNFYMKSAKENKEAADAIYSGENVTRKDMEKANGYLRQSLSDINTANNIIRQILNELKEYETENGKETGVEDNQKTALNNTENITGTNNSSIITDSPESGKNVSYGNGKSHSSGNGAGTFTKKL; encoded by the coding sequence AATATTCAATTTCTGGTTTATCTTACAATTATGTTAATATTACTTAGCATAATTCCGGAAGTTTCTTTCGCTGCCAAAGATTCTTCTGACGACGGAAAAGGTAATCAAAATAAATATATGCGCGAAGATGCCCGCAATTCATCTAATAATAAAACTGGTGACACAGGCGGCACTGGTAATTTTACGGCGGATAAAGAAAGGCTTCAGAACAATTTCAGTATAAAAGATAGGAACAGGACCTCAGAACAAAAACAAGAAAAAAATCAATTAAGAGAAGAGCTCCAGGTTAATCAGCAAGAATACAAAGAAGCAAAAGGAGAGTTTCTCAAAATCAGGAATCTTGTTCGTGCAGGAAAACTGGACCCTAATTCCAAAGAGACTCTGAATGCCACAAAACTCTACCTTAACTCCAGCATTAACTATATGATAGCTCACCTTTCAAACGTAAAGAGCAATGTGGCTTACTCAAATGGAAATGGAACCGACGAAAAAGCTATCGCTGTCGCTGAAAAGATAAAATTGCTCGAAGCTGAGAAGGCTAAAATTGCAAATGCATCAAGCCAGGAAGAGCTTCTGGTTGTGATCAGGTCTGTTAGTGGAGTATGGAATAATGCCGAGAAAACCAGCATTGAGAGTGCAGGTCAGACTGTCAGTGAGAGAATTGGAGAGTTTATCGAAAAATCCGAAAATCTGTCTAAACAATTTAGAACAGAAGTAGATGACCTGAATGAAACAGGTGTTAACACAACCGACCTTGATACTAAACTCGCCAGTTACAATTTTTATATGAAGTCTGCGAAAGAGAATAAAGAAGCTGCAGATGCCATCTATAGTGGTGAGAATGTCACCAGGAAAGATATGGAGAAGGCAAACGGTTATCTTCGTCAATCTCTCAGTGATATCAATACGGCAAACAATATAATTAGACAAATTCTCAACGAGCTTAAAGAATACGAGACTGAAAATGGTAAAGAAACTGGAGTCGAAGACAACCAGAAAACTGCACTTAATAATACCGAAAATATAACTGGCACAAATAATTCGAGTATTATTACCGACAGCCCTGAAAGCGGAAAGAATGTTTCCTATGGAAATGGAAAAAGTCATAGCTCAGGGAATGGCGCTGGAACCTTTACTAAAAAATTATAG
- a CDS encoding putative quinol monooxygenase produces MTIRVVAKNYVKPEKVQEFLGLCKSLVEASLKDEGCIDYGLYQELESSGVLTFLEEWKDEKSLDQHLNSSHFKEIFPLLSEYLEKETEVNVYRKTL; encoded by the coding sequence TTGACAATACGAGTGGTTGCAAAAAATTACGTCAAGCCTGAAAAGGTTCAGGAATTTCTGGGTTTGTGCAAAAGCCTTGTTGAAGCGTCATTAAAAGATGAAGGCTGCATAGATTATGGCCTGTATCAGGAACTGGAGAGTTCAGGAGTCCTGACTTTCTTAGAGGAGTGGAAAGATGAAAAAAGCCTTGATCAACATTTAAATTCCAGTCATTTTAAAGAAATATTTCCACTGCTTTCAGAATACCTTGAAAAAGAAACTGAGGTTAATGTATACAGAAAAACGTTGTAA
- a CDS encoding flavodoxin family protein: MKVIGIVGSPRKNGNTNILVQQVLAGAAEAGAETRTFILNEMNYKGCQGCDYCKGHDKCKLEDDLTEVFEELASAGGVVFGSPIYFGQFTGQMRLFLDRCYSLINADFSPRLPVGKKAVIVGTQGAPDPAAFKGVYEEFKGQVSGFMQAEVKDVLVGVGYHAPGEVKDNIELMEKAKNAGLNLFK; this comes from the coding sequence ATGAAAGTTATAGGTATTGTAGGAAGCCCCCGAAAGAACGGAAATACGAATATTCTTGTCCAGCAGGTCCTGGCAGGCGCAGCAGAAGCAGGTGCCGAGACCCGGACATTTATTCTCAATGAGATGAACTACAAAGGCTGCCAGGGCTGTGACTATTGTAAGGGCCATGACAAATGCAAACTTGAAGATGACCTTACGGAAGTATTCGAGGAGCTTGCATCAGCAGGTGGAGTCGTTTTTGGCTCTCCAATTTACTTTGGGCAGTTTACAGGCCAGATGAGGCTTTTCCTTGACCGCTGCTACTCCCTTATAAATGCAGACTTTTCTCCCCGTCTCCCTGTCGGGAAAAAAGCCGTGATTGTAGGAACTCAAGGTGCTCCTGACCCGGCAGCTTTTAAAGGCGTCTACGAGGAGTTCAAAGGACAAGTTTCTGGCTTCATGCAGGCAGAAGTAAAGGATGTCCTCGTAGGAGTTGGCTATCACGCTCCGGGAGAGGTTAAGGATAATATCGAGCTTATGGAAAAAGCGAAAAACGCAGGTCTTAACCTGTTCAAGTAA
- a CDS encoding nitroreductase family protein, translated as METLEAIHTRQSIRKYTDRPVPRELVTELLRAAMSAPSAVNAQPWIFIVIDDRKLLDEIPTFSPFAGMCREAPLAILVCGDITLEKAPGYWVQDCSAATQNLLLAAHDAGLGAVWTGIYPMKDRIEGFRKNFDLPENVIPLALVPVGYPDQKPGSQDRFDKTKIYRNKYGQRRE; from the coding sequence ATGGAAACTCTTGAAGCAATCCACACTCGTCAAAGCATTCGAAAATACACTGACAGGCCCGTTCCGAGGGAACTTGTTACCGAACTGCTAAGGGCCGCAATGAGTGCTCCATCTGCAGTCAATGCACAGCCCTGGATCTTTATTGTTATTGATGACCGGAAGCTCCTTGACGAAATTCCCACTTTCAGCCCCTTTGCAGGTATGTGCAGGGAAGCTCCTCTTGCAATTCTTGTCTGTGGGGATATAACGCTTGAAAAGGCTCCAGGATACTGGGTTCAGGACTGCTCGGCAGCTACCCAGAACCTCCTTCTTGCAGCTCACGACGCAGGGCTTGGAGCGGTCTGGACTGGAATCTATCCGATGAAGGATCGGATTGAAGGTTTCCGGAAAAATTTTGACCTGCCTGAAAATGTCATCCCTCTGGCTCTTGTGCCTGTAGGTTATCCTGACCAGAAACCAGGCTCTCAGGACAGGTTTGATAAAACAAAAATCTACCGCAATAAGTACGGTCAGAGAAGAGAATGA